Proteins encoded within one genomic window of Arachis ipaensis cultivar K30076 chromosome B08, Araip1.1, whole genome shotgun sequence:
- the LOC107610928 gene encoding uncharacterized protein LOC107610928: protein MVKNLKNKHRLDLLGLIETKREIVTRYDVARIWGQDGAGWEYVESEGAAGGILLIWDESVFKLNNCYKGERWLYVEGVLVKSSFNCAFFLVYGAHDRDTKLKVWEELSYIARLCQVPSCYMGDFNEIVHVEERQGADGLSRSAEEFKAWIQDIELVDLPLNDRMFTWFRGRSCSRIDRALVSLEWLEQFPETRIQGGPRGLSDHCPIILEDNKQRGGPRPFRSLDSWFTHEGFLRMAQRSGED from the coding sequence ATGGTAAAGAACCTCAAGAATAAACATAGATTAGATCTGTTGGGATTGATTGAGACCAAACGGGAGATAGTGACGAGATATGATGTGGCAAGAATATGGGGGCAAGATGGTGCGGGTTGGGAATATGTAGAATCTGAAGGTGCAGCAGGTGGAATTCTATTAATATGGGATGAATCAGTGTTTAAGTTGAATAATTGCTATAAAGGGGAGAGATGGCTATATGTTGAAGGGGTTCTGGTGAAGAGTAGTTTCAACTGTGCATTTTTCTTGGTATATGGTGCACATGACAGGGATACAAAATTGAAGGTGTGGGAAGAGCTGAGCTATATAGCTAGGTTATGCCAGGTGCCGAGTTGTTATATGGGAGATTTTAATGAAATAGTACATGTGGAGGAGCGACAAGGAGCGGATGGGTTATCTAGGTCTGCGGAAGAATTCAAGGCTTGGATACAAGATATAGAGTTAGTGGACTTGCCGCTCAATGATCGTATGTTCACATGGTTTCGGGGACGATCTTGTAGTCGTATTGATAGAGCTCTGGTTAGCCTGGAGTGGTTAGAGCAGTTCCCGGAGACGAGGATACAAGGTGGACCGAGAGGATTGTCAGATCATTGTCCTATTATATTAGAAGACAACAAACAAAGGGGAGGTCCAAGGCCATTTAGAAGCTTAGATTCCTGGTTTACACATGAAGGGTTCCTCAGAATGGCTCAGAGGAGTGGAGAGGATTAG